The Paenibacillus macerans genome includes a window with the following:
- a CDS encoding carbohydrate ABC transporter permease, which yields MKTKTSGDKTLQWLFGILLGVLGLLMLLPFVWMILSSFKTESEVAQIPPTLWPQQFTLNNFRELFENMQFGIYLRNTLIIVVFSFLGLFLNALAGFAFAKYQFKGRDGLFYLVLATMMIPGQVTMIPVYLILNMMSLTNTLVGIALPSMVGAFAIFLFRQFMSTIPDELLEATRLDGAGEFRIFLQIALPISKSILAVQGILAFIAGWNSFLWPIIIANDEKLYTLSVGLQLLKGQYAGNFALQMAGSAFMVVPIIIIFIIFQKHIIENYSISGMK from the coding sequence ATGAAAACCAAAACCTCTGGCGATAAAACGCTGCAATGGCTGTTTGGTATCCTGCTGGGCGTGCTTGGCCTGCTGATGCTGCTGCCGTTCGTTTGGATGATCTTGTCCTCGTTCAAGACGGAAAGCGAAGTGGCGCAAATTCCGCCAACGTTGTGGCCGCAGCAGTTTACCCTGAACAACTTCCGCGAGCTGTTTGAAAATATGCAGTTCGGCATTTATTTGCGCAATACGTTGATCATCGTCGTCTTTTCCTTTCTCGGATTGTTCCTGAACGCGCTAGCCGGCTTTGCTTTTGCCAAATACCAGTTTAAAGGCCGGGACGGCTTGTTCTACCTCGTGCTGGCCACCATGATGATTCCCGGTCAGGTCACGATGATTCCGGTCTATCTGATCCTGAACATGATGAGTCTGACCAATACGCTGGTGGGGATCGCGCTTCCGAGCATGGTTGGCGCCTTTGCCATCTTCCTGTTCCGCCAGTTTATGTCGACGATTCCCGACGAACTGCTGGAAGCGACCCGTTTGGACGGCGCCGGAGAGTTCCGTATCTTCCTGCAAATCGCCTTGCCGATCTCCAAATCCATCCTGGCTGTGCAGGGAATCTTGGCCTTTATCGCCGGCTGGAACAGCTTCCTCTGGCCGATCATCATCGCCAACGACGAGAAGCTGTATACGCTGTCGGTCGGCTTGCAGCTGCTAAAAGGCCAGTACGCGGGAAATTTCGCGCTGCAGATGGCGGGTTCGGCATTTATGGTCGTACCGATTATCATCATCTTTATCATTTTCCAGAAACACATCATCGAAAACTATTCGATCTCAGGGATGAAATAA
- a CDS encoding MFS transporter has protein sequence MIKRSFYYLWGSQTISNVADIIYMLSITVLVFSSSNSLMQTTLIPLFRLSAQVVSGLVAPIVLSRFRLTRILLFSQLGQFIIFTLLFLYLWTNPGQGSFLFIFVMVFGMSFLDGWTNPARNALVPRLASGEGLMRANSLVAVSDQVVKCAGWALSGIAVAWLGSLNTLLIASCCYLLAAAVTTFIRDPLDDRESGSESPIPATQPPAAAESKGSHWKELGAGWRIIWHNRRIRSLMIVDSIDTIGGTSWLGVFILAYVTQVLHKDASWWGFMNASFFSGMILGGLVVVGLVKRLQKNSYLYMLGALFVYVLITVVFALNTIPAAALVLFAVSGLPVQMAGIIRRTLLQTSAPAAQLPKVMAGIDVLTNLGFGLSLLFLGWYADRFGMVQVYLLAAAMTTIAVLIGLFYRRDFQESAQVDHPTVKGSGI, from the coding sequence TTGATCAAGCGGTCTTTTTATTATCTGTGGGGGTCTCAGACGATCTCCAATGTTGCAGATATTATCTACATGTTGAGTATAACGGTATTGGTGTTCAGCTCTAGCAATTCTTTAATGCAGACCACTTTGATTCCGCTGTTCCGTTTGTCAGCCCAAGTGGTTAGCGGGCTGGTCGCACCTATAGTTCTCAGCCGATTCAGGCTCACGCGGATTTTGCTGTTCTCCCAACTAGGGCAGTTTATCATTTTTACACTGCTGTTTCTTTACTTGTGGACCAACCCCGGGCAAGGGTCGTTTCTTTTCATTTTTGTGATGGTGTTTGGCATGTCCTTTCTGGACGGCTGGACCAACCCGGCGCGAAATGCGCTTGTCCCCCGCTTGGCCAGCGGTGAGGGACTCATGCGCGCGAACAGCTTGGTAGCCGTCAGCGATCAGGTAGTTAAATGTGCAGGATGGGCGCTCAGCGGGATTGCTGTAGCCTGGCTCGGTTCACTGAATACGCTTTTGATCGCATCCTGTTGTTATTTGTTGGCTGCAGCGGTCACTACATTCATTCGTGATCCGCTGGATGATCGGGAATCCGGCTCCGAATCTCCAATACCCGCGACTCAGCCGCCGGCAGCAGCCGAATCAAAGGGCTCGCATTGGAAAGAACTTGGGGCAGGATGGCGGATTATTTGGCATAACCGCCGCATTCGTTCTCTGATGATCGTGGACAGTATAGACACCATTGGGGGAACCTCCTGGCTTGGTGTATTTATTCTGGCGTATGTAACTCAGGTGCTGCATAAGGATGCAAGCTGGTGGGGGTTTATGAATGCTTCCTTTTTCTCCGGGATGATTCTGGGCGGGCTGGTTGTTGTTGGTTTGGTCAAACGGTTGCAAAAAAACAGTTATTTGTACATGCTGGGAGCATTGTTCGTGTATGTGCTGATTACGGTAGTGTTTGCTCTCAATACGATTCCGGCCGCTGCGCTTGTTCTTTTTGCCGTCTCCGGATTACCGGTGCAAATGGCCGGGATTATTCGCCGTACCTTGCTGCAAACAAGTGCTCCGGCGGCTCAGCTCCCCAAAGTAATGGCAGGGATTGACGTGCTTACGAACCTTGGCTTTGGTTTATCTTTATTGTTCCTGGGTTGGTATGCGGACCGTTTTGGAATGGTACAAGTGTATTTGCTGGCTGCGGCTATGACGACAATTGCTGTCTTGATCGGGTTGTTCTATCGGAGGGATTTTCAAGAAAGTGCGCAAGTGGATCATCCAACCGTCAAGGGTTCAGGGATTTGA
- a CDS encoding TIM-barrel domain-containing protein, which translates to MKISNKMISIKNYDNYLNIDTDAAKYRIVLLNDEIVRIRCTFDEEFAEEASYSLIMTAWEDKMDGLLSEERKRVRAVGSKYEDLGTYIRLSTKKLKVNIYKEPFAIEITDKEGNVLHSDLKEKSYVKDAHGRLYHYSCMDDEDCFYGFGEKTGYLNKKKKRLRMHNVDTVGYDSEHTDPLYKHIPFYIKFNKKNSIASGIFYHNSFDSVFDMGCERSGYWNKYSYFCADGGELDVFFIYGPKIKDVIRNYTDLTGKTALPPKYSLGYMGSTMYYTELDRNSDQAILQFLDKCKAEGIPCDGFFMSSGYTTGENNKRYVFNWNFDRFANPAQFVGQVKEKGACLAPNVKPGMLTSHPLYKEFAAAGAYIKDEKEEKSQIDRYWGGPASFVDFTNPKGRELWKKHLKQALVSLGITSIWNDNNEYEINNSEAVCHFEGMKQKVSALRPIMPNLMAFTAKETIAEADPNTRPYIINRAGFAGIQRYAQTWAGDNSTSWKSLKFNIPVILGMGLSGVANQGCDIGGFYGPAPEPELFVRWVQNGIFQPRFSIHSCNNDNTVTEPWMYPSYTKYIREAIKLRYTLVPYLYSLLFEASTEGDPVMRPLVYEFENDKKVSEESFDFMFGSFILVANVLERGAKTRKVYLPEGAAWFDWNTKQVYEGGQTIEVEVALNSIPMFIRSGAIIPISEGLMNIHHDSIDKLKFLIEPSEESSFVLYEDDGITNNYKNGEYLKTLVSVKKTDGVKITFEKEGNYNKQPKEINIDLICRDVAPVQICLKDIKLPMLLDKKQWELSEEGWYFDTEQRIAKIKYPNLGENYDLHVNFSVKDLISI; encoded by the coding sequence ATGAAAATAAGCAATAAAATGATAAGTATAAAAAATTACGATAACTATTTAAATATTGATACCGATGCCGCTAAATATAGAATTGTCTTACTAAATGATGAAATTGTAAGAATTCGTTGTACTTTTGATGAAGAATTTGCGGAGGAAGCATCCTATTCCCTGATTATGACTGCGTGGGAAGACAAAATGGATGGCTTGCTAAGCGAGGAAAGAAAGAGAGTACGGGCAGTTGGAAGCAAATACGAGGATTTAGGCACTTATATTCGGCTATCTACCAAAAAGTTAAAAGTAAATATATACAAAGAGCCTTTTGCTATAGAGATTACAGATAAGGAAGGCAATGTGTTGCATTCCGACTTGAAAGAAAAATCCTATGTAAAAGATGCTCACGGAAGACTCTATCATTATTCCTGTATGGATGACGAAGATTGTTTCTATGGGTTTGGAGAAAAAACAGGCTACCTAAACAAGAAGAAAAAAAGATTAAGAATGCACAATGTTGATACTGTAGGATATGATTCAGAGCATACAGATCCGCTCTATAAGCATATACCTTTCTATATCAAATTTAACAAAAAAAATAGCATAGCCAGCGGAATATTTTATCATAATTCCTTTGATTCCGTTTTTGATATGGGATGTGAGAGAAGCGGTTATTGGAATAAGTATAGTTACTTTTGCGCCGACGGCGGAGAGCTGGACGTATTCTTTATCTATGGCCCGAAAATAAAGGATGTTATAAGAAACTACACGGATTTAACGGGAAAAACTGCACTGCCTCCAAAGTATTCCTTGGGATATATGGGTTCAACCATGTATTATACGGAATTGGATAGAAACTCGGATCAAGCTATTCTGCAGTTTCTTGATAAATGCAAGGCAGAAGGAATTCCTTGTGACGGTTTCTTTATGTCATCAGGATATACGACAGGAGAAAATAATAAAAGATACGTTTTTAACTGGAATTTTGATCGGTTCGCAAATCCTGCACAATTTGTAGGTCAAGTAAAGGAAAAAGGGGCTTGTCTAGCGCCCAACGTAAAACCCGGTATGCTGACTTCTCACCCTTTATACAAGGAATTTGCCGCAGCGGGGGCCTACATAAAGGATGAAAAAGAAGAAAAGTCACAAATTGACAGATATTGGGGAGGCCCGGCTTCCTTTGTGGACTTTACCAATCCTAAAGGAAGAGAATTATGGAAAAAGCACCTAAAACAAGCTTTAGTTTCACTTGGGATTACATCGATATGGAATGATAACAATGAATATGAAATAAACAATTCCGAAGCTGTTTGTCATTTTGAAGGTATGAAGCAAAAAGTGAGTGCTTTACGGCCAATCATGCCTAATCTAATGGCTTTTACGGCAAAAGAAACCATAGCGGAAGCAGATCCAAATACAAGACCATATATCATCAACAGAGCCGGATTTGCGGGAATTCAGCGTTATGCCCAAACCTGGGCCGGAGATAACAGTACAAGCTGGAAGAGCTTAAAATTCAATATTCCCGTAATACTTGGAATGGGACTGTCAGGAGTTGCCAATCAAGGCTGCGACATAGGAGGCTTTTATGGTCCGGCACCTGAGCCGGAGCTATTTGTAAGATGGGTTCAGAACGGAATTTTTCAGCCAAGATTCTCCATACACTCCTGCAACAATGATAATACCGTTACAGAACCGTGGATGTATCCATCCTATACAAAATATATTAGGGAAGCTATAAAGCTTAGATATACATTAGTACCCTATTTGTACTCCCTGCTATTTGAAGCATCAACTGAAGGTGATCCGGTCATGAGACCTTTAGTTTATGAATTTGAAAATGATAAAAAAGTGTCTGAAGAAAGCTTTGATTTTATGTTCGGAAGTTTTATATTAGTAGCCAACGTCCTTGAAAGGGGGGCAAAAACAAGAAAGGTGTACCTTCCGGAAGGAGCCGCTTGGTTTGATTGGAATACCAAACAGGTCTATGAAGGAGGGCAAACTATTGAAGTAGAAGTTGCATTAAATTCAATTCCTATGTTCATTAGAAGTGGAGCCATTATCCCGATCAGTGAAGGCTTAATGAATATTCATCACGATTCGATTGATAAACTTAAATTTTTAATAGAACCATCGGAGGAATCCAGCTTTGTATTATATGAAGATGATGGTATTACTAATAATTATAAAAATGGCGAATACTTAAAAACCTTAGTATCCGTGAAAAAAACGGATGGAGTTAAAATTACTTTTGAAAAAGAAGGTAACTATAACAAACAACCTAAAGAAATTAATATCGATTTAATATGCAGAGATGTAGCCCCGGTCCAAATATGCTTAAAAGATATTAAGCTGCCCATGTTACTGGATAAAAAACAATGGGAATTAAGCGAAGAAGGCTGGTATTTTGACACCGAGCAAAGAATAGCTAAAATAAAATATCCGAATCTCGGTGAAAATTATGATCTTCATGTTAATTTCAGTGTAAAGGACTTAATTTCCATTTAA
- a CDS encoding MFS transporter, whose translation MESNPKQKLPLKEKLAYGFGDLGNGFMFDLGQSYLLKFFTDVLNIPAVVGGTVFLISKIFDAFADVTVGTIVDSRKKIGKRGKFRPFILYGTLPLAITTVLCFLVPNLSMAGRIAFAYITYMLFGLAYSFVNIPYGSLAAAMTQDSVERTKLASFRQAGSNLAVLITGVAVIPLILNFSDSKVGYPVVMGLMALIGTVFHLICYKYTVEHVRVDAPEKKKEPISKMFKVLFSNKPLMILNLMSLLTISFYNLKVGMMVYYAQYVLGNANLTATLNFVSIGCSLIGVAVMPLVVKKIGKKATFLAGLGIWVAGDLINYMLPGNKAVFITFSSIAWFGTAFMNGMTWAFISDAVEYGEWKTGERTEGIIYSTFSFCRKLAQALAGFIPGVVLSLIGYIPNVQQSAETLAGIKSLMLLYPAIGAGIAILTFVFLYNLTDDKYKHILAELSARKEAKAIQ comes from the coding sequence ATGGAAAGCAATCCAAAACAAAAATTGCCTTTGAAGGAAAAGCTTGCTTATGGATTTGGGGATTTGGGAAATGGGTTTATGTTTGATTTAGGGCAATCATATCTGCTGAAGTTCTTTACGGATGTGCTTAATATTCCGGCGGTGGTTGGAGGAACTGTCTTCTTAATATCAAAAATATTTGACGCTTTTGCAGATGTAACTGTCGGAACGATTGTAGACTCCAGAAAGAAAATAGGGAAAAGAGGAAAATTCAGGCCGTTTATTTTATACGGCACACTGCCTCTGGCAATCACTACGGTACTATGCTTTTTAGTTCCGAATCTATCGATGGCCGGAAGAATAGCCTTTGCTTATATTACCTACATGCTGTTTGGATTAGCCTATTCTTTTGTAAATATACCCTATGGTTCATTAGCAGCAGCGATGACTCAAGATTCAGTAGAAAGAACCAAGCTGGCTTCCTTCAGACAGGCCGGTTCCAATTTGGCCGTACTGATCACAGGGGTAGCCGTAATACCTCTAATACTGAATTTTTCCGATTCCAAAGTAGGTTATCCGGTAGTCATGGGATTAATGGCCTTGATTGGTACGGTTTTTCATTTAATTTGCTATAAATATACGGTAGAACATGTAAGAGTTGACGCTCCGGAGAAGAAAAAAGAACCTATAAGCAAAATGTTTAAAGTGCTTTTCTCAAATAAACCGCTAATGATCTTGAATCTGATGAGCTTATTAACCATATCTTTTTACAATCTGAAGGTAGGTATGATGGTATATTATGCTCAATATGTCCTCGGTAATGCAAACTTAACAGCAACTTTAAATTTCGTAAGTATCGGCTGTTCATTGATAGGCGTTGCTGTAATGCCGCTTGTCGTTAAAAAAATCGGAAAGAAAGCTACTTTTTTAGCAGGATTGGGCATATGGGTGGCCGGCGATCTAATAAATTACATGCTTCCCGGAAATAAAGCTGTATTTATAACATTTTCTTCTATAGCCTGGTTTGGAACGGCTTTCATGAACGGTATGACCTGGGCATTTATATCCGATGCCGTCGAATACGGCGAGTGGAAAACAGGAGAAAGAACCGAAGGAATTATTTATTCTACTTTTAGCTTCTGCAGAAAGCTTGCACAAGCTTTAGCCGGATTTATTCCAGGAGTGGTTTTGAGTCTGATTGGATACATTCCTAATGTTCAGCAATCAGCCGAAACATTAGCTGGAATAAAATCATTAATGCTTCTGTACCCGGCTATTGGAGCAGGAATTGCTATTTTGACTTTTGTATTCTTGTATAATTTAACAGATGATAAATATAAGCATATTTTAGCGGAATTAAGCGCAAGAAAAGAAGCTAAAGCGATCCAATAG
- a CDS encoding AraC family transcriptional regulator, protein MKRNLHKFFTRKYMISSDYEVFHFLNSDIPLLYLHHHDFYEIYLFISGDITYLIEGKSYDIKPGDIILINTKELHQAVINSMKVPYERIVLWINKSFLQELSSQETDLTLCFESVKKRNVIRADIEFQQNAKTQLNKLLSLENHQGLGKDLLYKAYIAELVVNLSNLVLNDTSNLDISVKKSILIDGIIEYINDHLEEDISIDELSKQFYLSKFHLSREFKKHTGTTIHRYMVQKKLIKAKELILKDYPINSVYKQSGFGDYSNFFRAFKNEYGVTPKQFYELMVASNLNKN, encoded by the coding sequence ATGAAAAGAAATTTGCATAAGTTTTTTACTCGCAAATATATGATTTCCAGCGATTATGAGGTTTTTCACTTTTTAAACTCCGATATTCCTTTGTTGTATTTACATCATCATGATTTTTATGAGATTTATTTATTTATTTCCGGAGACATTACTTATTTGATCGAAGGCAAATCCTACGATATAAAACCGGGTGACATTATATTGATTAATACAAAGGAGCTCCACCAAGCAGTTATTAATAGTATGAAAGTCCCCTATGAACGGATTGTACTTTGGATAAACAAATCCTTTCTCCAAGAATTATCATCCCAAGAAACGGATCTTACTTTATGCTTTGAAAGCGTTAAAAAAAGAAATGTAATAAGAGCGGACATTGAATTTCAGCAAAATGCGAAGACACAGCTCAATAAGCTGTTAAGTCTTGAAAACCACCAAGGGTTAGGCAAAGATTTGCTATATAAGGCCTATATTGCGGAGCTTGTCGTAAACTTAAGCAATCTTGTTTTGAACGACACATCAAACCTGGATATTTCTGTAAAGAAGAGCATTCTCATCGATGGGATAATTGAGTATATTAATGATCATTTAGAAGAAGACATCTCCATTGATGAACTTTCCAAACAGTTTTATCTCAGTAAATTTCATCTATCCAGGGAATTTAAAAAGCATACAGGCACCACTATTCACAGGTATATGGTGCAGAAGAAATTAATTAAAGCAAAAGAGTTAATTCTTAAAGACTATCCAATAAATAGTGTTTACAAACAGTCAGGCTTTGGCGATTATTCAAATTTTTTTAGAGCTTTTAAGAATGAATATGGTGTTACTCCAAAGCAGTTTTATGAACTGATGGTTGCGTCAAATTTGAATAAAAATTAA
- a CDS encoding ABC transporter substrate-binding protein, with translation MNKTWLQVLTMLVISCLVLVGCTSESKGPIEPKENQETTTLKVIYQDSELFYKQYGDSFTTLNDHIQFEVISDADIYKDMGDKTKEEVYAEFIREEQPDILILDAHQFKKQINDGVLTELDSLSARDNYNLDGFVPGLVDQFRELGGGQLYGLTPSFSSKAIFYNKDLFKKNGIELPSDGMSWYDIIELARRFPTEGDKQTRVYGYSGGDVYEAPMDLVTLIDKMSRAEGLSIVNTDKMQVTLDTDAWKKVIQTAIEAGQSGAIFNSMDELFTRGTKEEFYDSQPFLMGRSAMHIGSVTSLALMDHFKNDVNDDVPFELGIAAGPVDPLDPTSTYVTPGDIFAINKASVHQDAAWEFIKYVCGEDYARASSESNELLLGQQLLLSRSGFMKDYEGISLEPFYRLKSKFPRRSDDWYKLPDPFFNDFAAVLSRELELVKKGQKSLDDAVATVKSEAQTLLDQSVKK, from the coding sequence ATGAACAAAACATGGTTGCAAGTACTTACGATGCTTGTTATTAGTTGCCTGGTACTAGTAGGTTGTACAAGTGAATCTAAGGGTCCGATTGAACCAAAGGAGAATCAAGAGACGACTACGCTTAAGGTCATCTATCAGGATTCGGAATTATTCTACAAGCAATATGGAGATTCGTTCACGACGCTTAATGATCATATCCAATTTGAAGTCATCAGTGATGCGGACATTTACAAGGATATGGGGGACAAGACGAAGGAAGAGGTGTATGCAGAGTTTATCCGTGAAGAACAGCCGGATATCTTGATTCTGGATGCTCATCAGTTTAAAAAACAAATTAACGATGGAGTACTGACTGAACTTGATTCGCTTAGTGCTAGAGATAACTATAATCTAGATGGGTTCGTTCCTGGTTTAGTTGATCAGTTTCGTGAACTAGGCGGTGGTCAATTGTATGGGCTTACTCCGTCATTCTCAAGCAAGGCGATATTTTATAACAAAGACCTGTTCAAGAAAAATGGCATAGAGTTACCATCTGATGGAATGAGTTGGTACGACATCATTGAGCTTGCCCGCCGTTTTCCTACTGAAGGGGATAAACAGACACGAGTTTACGGATATAGCGGTGGAGATGTGTATGAAGCCCCTATGGATCTAGTTACACTGATTGATAAGATGAGCCGGGCTGAAGGATTGTCGATCGTGAACACAGATAAGATGCAGGTGACCTTAGATACAGATGCGTGGAAGAAAGTGATTCAGACTGCTATTGAGGCAGGCCAATCGGGAGCTATTTTTAATTCTATGGATGAATTATTCACCCGTGGAACGAAAGAGGAGTTTTATGACAGCCAACCATTTCTCATGGGGCGTTCTGCTATGCATATTGGATCGGTAACGTCGCTAGCACTTATGGATCATTTCAAGAATGATGTGAACGATGATGTCCCCTTTGAACTTGGGATTGCCGCCGGACCCGTCGATCCTCTTGATCCTACATCAACTTATGTAACACCAGGTGATATATTCGCCATTAATAAAGCATCAGTCCATCAAGATGCCGCATGGGAATTTATTAAGTATGTGTGCGGTGAAGATTATGCTCGTGCTAGCTCTGAATCTAATGAATTGTTGTTAGGTCAGCAACTGTTATTAAGTCGATCAGGATTTATGAAGGACTATGAAGGAATCAGTTTAGAGCCGTTCTATCGGTTAAAATCAAAATTTCCAAGGCGTAGTGACGATTGGTACAAGCTGCCTGATCCATTCTTCAACGATTTTGCGGCGGTCTTAAGCCGAGAACTAGAGCTTGTGAAAAAAGGGCAAAAATCCCTTGATGATGCGGTAGCAACCGTAAAGTCCGAAGCGCAAACGCTGCTTGATCAATCTGTAAAGAAATGA
- a CDS encoding ABC transporter substrate-binding protein, producing MRKFKLTSMLLIGLLMIGLAGCTSSPAANTVKLKVMTYDKENRYFNHQYGDMFHAENGSIKIQLVRPKSVELEKTASNYVQALEQSIEQEQLDVLYLSIDDYNRLSAAGFLLDLEPLAVRDHYNIDTIYPSITSFLREQGGGKLYGFAPTFQRKAIFYNIDLFEKYGIEPPRDGMTWQELIDLAARFPTDGDEQSRIYGGFTSFGLNKENPLDELGTWIGLSMGLKAVNLDTMQVTMDTEGWKQAYELAQAALSTNALHKGGFNADEDFDGQQLFAKGRQAMLITDEPSWAYSVLDYIKSDKSGVKPFRVGMVVGPADPSNREITRDLNMNNDYVYAIRANSSNVDAAWELLKFMQGDKVASKLARRPDHGIPSRMGQTSDYYGINLDGFYHLTSLPLSNYYDDPNSSIITDEFKERYEEISYRELTQVEKSQKSLDDALQTIQRDAQAALDEAVLVRTVNGENGSSEPDKGMATEDMTIHWDDFKTVPFK from the coding sequence TTGCGCAAGTTCAAGTTAACATCGATGCTGCTTATAGGTTTACTAATGATTGGGTTGGCAGGTTGTACAAGCTCGCCGGCGGCAAACACTGTTAAGTTGAAGGTGATGACTTACGACAAAGAAAACAGATACTTTAATCATCAATACGGTGATATGTTCCATGCCGAGAACGGTTCGATTAAGATTCAGCTTGTTAGACCCAAAAGTGTGGAACTTGAGAAGACCGCTTCGAACTATGTGCAGGCTCTTGAGCAGTCTATCGAACAAGAACAACTCGATGTTCTTTACTTAAGTATTGATGATTATAACCGATTATCAGCAGCAGGGTTCTTGTTGGATCTTGAACCGCTGGCGGTGCGGGATCACTACAATATCGACACGATTTATCCTTCCATCACCAGCTTTCTCAGGGAGCAAGGCGGCGGGAAGTTGTATGGTTTTGCACCTACATTCCAGCGAAAAGCCATTTTTTACAATATTGACCTGTTTGAGAAATATGGAATTGAGCCGCCACGCGACGGGATGACTTGGCAAGAGCTGATCGACTTAGCAGCACGATTTCCTACCGATGGAGATGAGCAGTCTAGGATATACGGGGGATTCACTAGTTTTGGGTTAAACAAAGAAAACCCTCTGGATGAACTAGGTACGTGGATCGGTTTATCTATGGGATTAAAGGCAGTTAACCTTGATACAATGCAAGTTACAATGGATACAGAAGGCTGGAAGCAAGCGTACGAACTAGCTCAAGCGGCATTATCAACGAATGCCCTTCACAAGGGAGGATTTAACGCGGATGAAGATTTCGATGGACAGCAACTTTTTGCTAAGGGGCGGCAAGCGATGTTGATCACTGATGAACCTAGCTGGGCCTATAGTGTACTTGACTATATAAAAAGTGATAAATCAGGGGTTAAGCCATTTAGGGTGGGTATGGTGGTTGGTCCAGCAGACCCGTCCAACCGAGAAATAACCAGAGATCTGAATATGAATAATGACTATGTATATGCGATTCGTGCCAATTCCTCCAATGTAGATGCCGCATGGGAATTGTTGAAGTTTATGCAGGGTGATAAGGTTGCCAGCAAATTGGCGAGAAGACCTGATCATGGTATACCTTCACGCATGGGTCAAACAAGCGATTATTATGGAATTAACTTGGATGGATTCTATCACTTAACCTCTTTGCCGCTAAGTAATTATTATGATGATCCTAATAGTAGTATTATTACGGATGAATTCAAAGAAAGATATGAGGAGATTTCGTATCGTGAATTGACCCAAGTAGAGAAGTCTCAAAAATCCCTTGATGACGCACTACAGACGATTCAACGAGATGCGCAAGCTGCCCTTGATGAAGCAGTCCTTGTCAGGACAGTTAATGGAGAAAATGGGAGTTCAGAGCCGGACAAGGGCATGGCAACGGAAGACATGACCATCCATTGGGATGATTTCAAGACAGTACCTTTTAAATGA